A single genomic interval of Granulicella tundricola MP5ACTX9 harbors:
- the acnA gene encoding aconitate hydratase: MSLVTPHPNSFGSKTTLTSGSQKVTYFALDALKGFDLAKLPFSLRILLENLLRHEDGRTVTADDIRFLASWNPKAEPSREIAYMPARVLMQDFTGVPAIVDLAAMRDAMRALGGDPEKINPLQPAELVIDHSVQVDEFGTTNAYDMNAALEFQRNRERYAFLKWGQSAFNNFSAVPPGMGICHQVNLEYLARVVFTTQADAAGEILAYPDTLVGTDSHTTMVNGLGVLGWGVGGIEAEAAMLGQPVSMLVPQVVGFKLTGKLKEGTTATDLVLTVTEALRKLGVVGKFVEFYGPGISELPLADRATIANMAPEYGATCGIFPVDHETLAYLRLTGRTDDQIKLVEEYMRAQGLFHTPDAPEAEYSATMSLDLSTVEPSVAGPKRPQDRVLLSNAPASFAQQLPNLLGPVGNKGAVRQMVRWEGEGGHMSESGDVTSSVGAPSPGTDTHLPIADGLVPVSTLTAGPHAVHIDAPVTSVKGRYGVDVDQYLDHGSIVIAAITSCTNTSNPYVMMAAGLLAKKAVEKGLRTPPWVKTSLAPGSRVVTDYYVKAGLMQYLDALRFQVVGYGCTTCIGNSGPLPTDVSKSIEEHGLVAVSVLSGNRNFEGRISPEVRANYLMSPPLVVAYALAGTIHHDFEKEPIGYDPARQPVFLKDIWPTQQEVIDTVNSSINSEMFRKQYSTVSDGDQNWQNLSFPSGDTYGWEPDSTYIRKAPYFDGMPATPVDVEDIRAARCLAVLGDSVTTDHISPAGSIKKNGPAGKYLMEHGVEAADFNSYGSRRGNHEVMVRGTFANVRLRNKMAPGTEGGVTRLLPEMTEMSIYDASVEYARRGTPLAILAGKEYGSGSSRDWAAKGPRLLGIRFVIAESYERIHRSNLVGMGILPLQFEHGESAESLGLTGEEIFEITGLKEMLDSKFAAGKNITVKAENQTGTTMEFPVTVRIDTPQEILYYQHGGILQYVLRQLAGKA; encoded by the coding sequence ATGAGCCTCGTGACCCCCCATCCCAACTCCTTCGGTTCCAAAACCACCCTGACCAGCGGCAGCCAGAAGGTGACCTACTTCGCGCTCGACGCGCTGAAGGGCTTCGACCTGGCGAAGCTGCCGTTTTCCCTGAGGATTCTGCTTGAAAACCTGCTGCGGCATGAGGATGGCCGCACCGTCACCGCCGACGACATCCGCTTCCTGGCGAGTTGGAACCCCAAGGCCGAGCCCTCGCGCGAGATTGCATACATGCCGGCGCGGGTGCTGATGCAGGACTTCACCGGCGTCCCTGCGATCGTGGATCTGGCAGCCATGCGTGACGCAATGCGAGCCTTGGGCGGTGACCCCGAAAAGATCAACCCGCTGCAGCCGGCGGAGCTGGTGATCGACCACTCCGTGCAGGTGGACGAGTTCGGCACGACCAACGCCTATGACATGAACGCGGCGCTGGAGTTTCAGCGCAATCGCGAGCGCTACGCGTTCCTAAAGTGGGGGCAGTCTGCGTTCAACAACTTCTCCGCCGTACCGCCGGGCATGGGGATCTGCCACCAGGTCAATCTCGAGTACCTCGCGCGGGTGGTGTTCACGACGCAAGCGGACGCGGCGGGTGAGATTCTGGCGTATCCGGATACGCTCGTCGGAACCGACTCGCATACGACCATGGTGAACGGGCTGGGCGTGCTGGGCTGGGGCGTCGGCGGCATTGAGGCGGAGGCCGCAATGCTGGGGCAGCCGGTCTCCATGCTGGTCCCGCAGGTGGTCGGCTTCAAGCTGACGGGCAAGCTGAAGGAAGGCACCACCGCGACCGACCTGGTCCTGACGGTGACGGAGGCGCTGCGGAAGCTGGGCGTTGTCGGCAAGTTTGTAGAGTTCTACGGCCCAGGCATCAGTGAACTGCCTCTGGCGGATCGCGCGACCATCGCAAATATGGCACCCGAATACGGTGCGACCTGCGGAATCTTCCCGGTCGACCACGAGACGCTGGCTTATCTGCGGCTGACGGGGCGCACGGATGACCAGATCAAGCTGGTCGAGGAGTACATGCGGGCGCAGGGTCTATTTCATACGCCGGATGCTCCGGAGGCTGAGTACTCGGCAACGATGTCGCTGGATCTTTCGACGGTGGAGCCGTCCGTGGCTGGGCCGAAGCGTCCTCAGGATCGCGTGCTGCTCTCCAATGCACCCGCAAGCTTCGCCCAGCAGCTTCCAAATCTGCTTGGACCTGTCGGAAACAAGGGTGCGGTGAGGCAGATGGTGCGCTGGGAGGGTGAGGGCGGACACATGTCGGAATCGGGCGATGTGACGAGCTCAGTGGGAGCGCCCTCGCCCGGCACGGATACCCATCTGCCGATCGCAGACGGGTTGGTTCCTGTCTCCACACTGACGGCCGGGCCTCATGCGGTGCATATCGACGCACCGGTCACCAGCGTGAAGGGCCGGTACGGCGTTGACGTGGACCAGTATCTGGATCACGGCAGCATCGTGATTGCTGCGATTACAAGCTGCACGAACACCTCTAACCCCTACGTGATGATGGCGGCCGGCCTGCTGGCCAAGAAGGCAGTCGAGAAGGGCCTGCGTACGCCGCCGTGGGTGAAGACCTCGCTTGCGCCGGGCAGCCGCGTGGTGACGGACTACTACGTGAAGGCCGGGCTGATGCAGTATCTGGACGCGCTGCGCTTCCAGGTAGTGGGGTATGGCTGCACGACGTGCATTGGCAACTCCGGCCCGCTGCCGACCGATGTGAGCAAGTCGATCGAAGAGCATGGACTGGTGGCTGTCTCCGTGCTTTCTGGAAATCGGAACTTTGAGGGCCGCATCTCGCCTGAGGTTCGGGCAAACTACCTGATGAGCCCGCCGCTGGTGGTCGCATATGCGCTCGCCGGGACGATCCATCACGACTTTGAGAAGGAGCCGATCGGCTACGATCCAGCGCGGCAGCCCGTCTTCCTGAAGGACATCTGGCCGACCCAGCAGGAGGTCATCGACACGGTGAACTCGTCGATCAACTCCGAGATGTTCCGCAAGCAGTACTCGACCGTGAGCGACGGAGACCAGAACTGGCAGAACCTGAGCTTCCCTTCAGGCGATACCTATGGCTGGGAGCCGGATTCCACCTACATCCGCAAGGCTCCGTACTTTGACGGGATGCCGGCGACCCCGGTCGATGTCGAAGATATCCGCGCGGCACGCTGTCTTGCCGTGCTGGGGGACTCGGTCACGACAGATCACATCTCTCCGGCTGGCTCGATCAAGAAGAACGGTCCGGCGGGCAAGTACCTCATGGAGCACGGCGTGGAAGCGGCGGACTTCAACAGCTACGGCAGCCGCAGAGGCAACCATGAGGTGATGGTGCGCGGGACGTTTGCGAACGTTCGGCTGCGTAACAAGATGGCTCCGGGCACCGAAGGCGGCGTGACTCGTCTGCTGCCGGAGATGACGGAGATGTCGATCTATGACGCCTCGGTCGAGTATGCGCGGCGCGGGACTCCGCTGGCGATCCTGGCCGGCAAGGAGTACGGCTCGGGCTCTTCACGCGACTGGGCGGCGAAGGGGCCGCGGCTGCTGGGCATCCGCTTCGTCATCGCGGAGAGCTACGAGCGCATTCACCGTTCGAACTTGGTGGGGATGGGGATTCTGCCGCTGCAGTTCGAGCATGGCGAATCGGCTGAGTCGCTCGGTCTGACGGGCGAAGAGATCTTCGAAATCACCGGCCTGAAGGAGATGCTGGACTCAAAGTTTGCGGCGGGCAAGAACATCACCGTGAAGGCCGAGAACCAGACCGGCACGACCATGGAGTTCCCCGTGACCGTACGCATCGATACGCCGCAGGAGATCCTCTACTACCAGCACGGAGGCATCCTGCAGTACGTGCTGCGGCAGTTGGCGGGTAAGGCGTAG
- a CDS encoding oxidoreductase, whose translation MTTRWKLSDMPTQAGKRFFITGANSGIGYYAALELAKRGGIVVMACRDQARGQAALERLKREATGPESAASEAELVVLDLASLASVRAAATAECTRNLPLHCLINNAGVMAPKQRLETRDGYELQFGTNVLGHFALTCLLMPLLERGRASRPEDASRVVTLASIAHKSGKINFDDLESERSYSPMGAYQQSKLADLMFSFELERCLREKNLGVVSLAAHPGVANTNLFHAGEVSAAEKLGRKFMGTLFDLFLNSEQGGALPTLYAATADSAEPGAYYGPQGFMEMRGGDVGPAKIAPQALDQKAQKRLWEICVEETDTKLA comes from the coding sequence ATGACGACACGCTGGAAGCTTTCGGATATGCCCACGCAGGCAGGGAAACGGTTCTTCATCACGGGGGCCAATAGCGGTATCGGCTACTACGCTGCGCTGGAGCTTGCGAAGCGAGGTGGGATCGTCGTGATGGCGTGCCGCGACCAGGCACGCGGGCAGGCCGCATTGGAGCGCCTGAAACGGGAGGCGACCGGGCCGGAATCAGCCGCGTCCGAGGCGGAGCTTGTAGTGCTGGATCTGGCCTCCCTGGCCTCAGTGCGGGCCGCTGCGACCGCCGAATGCACCCGAAATCTACCCTTGCACTGCCTGATCAACAACGCTGGCGTCATGGCGCCGAAGCAGCGGCTGGAGACCAGGGATGGCTATGAACTTCAGTTCGGCACCAATGTGCTCGGGCATTTTGCATTGACCTGCCTGCTGATGCCGTTGCTGGAGCGCGGGCGTGCCTCGCGGCCTGAGGATGCCTCCCGCGTGGTGACGCTGGCGTCGATCGCCCACAAGAGCGGCAAGATCAACTTCGACGATCTCGAGTCGGAACGGAGCTACTCGCCGATGGGCGCGTACCAGCAGTCCAAACTCGCGGACCTGATGTTCTCCTTTGAGCTGGAGCGGTGCCTGCGCGAGAAGAATCTTGGGGTCGTCAGCCTGGCCGCGCACCCCGGCGTGGCGAATACGAACCTATTCCACGCAGGCGAGGTCTCCGCCGCCGAGAAGCTGGGACGCAAGTTCATGGGAACGCTCTTCGACCTGTTCCTGAACTCAGAGCAGGGCGGCGCACTTCCCACCCTCTATGCGGCAACGGCGGATTCAGCCGAGCCGGGCGCCTACTACGGGCCGCAGGGCTTCATGGAGATGCGCGGCGGCGATGTGGGGCCGGCGAAGATCGCTCCACAGGCCCTGGATCAGAAGGCGCAGAAGCGGCTTTGGGAGATCTGCGTGGAAGAGACCGATACGAAGCTGGCTTAG